In Salmo salar chromosome ssa15, Ssal_v3.1, whole genome shotgun sequence, one genomic interval encodes:
- the LOC106571320 gene encoding uncharacterized protein, whose amino-acid sequence MDRKRSKAQAEAMAADLSDVTSMNLLGVADVNQWIELVKDYSVAGDHTHVLSESEDGDGDDDYDMDHSVITDEVEMIMIRVRNAMEPGYDKEMDKIRQFDCKCGEGRKEDNEGSCTKKLYPDRIYKYRRNMASLTQRLRDIAILGVLNTIAPILTVGAKPQCSKTGEQTQRNPQTLPYLVGGVPVCEESFLFIYGISRERLIFLHRSYQENGTKPPTSPTTTGRPHNPVAPAAATVRPRKPRATAKKK is encoded by the exons ATGGACCGCAAACGGAGCAAGGCACAGGCCGAGGCTATGGCTGCAGATCTCAGTGACGTCACTTCAATGAATCTGCTTGGCGTCGCCGATGTAAATCAGTGGATAGAACTTGTGAAAGATTACTCGGTGGCTGGAGATCACACACATGTCCTCTCTGAATCTGAAGATGGTGACGGTGATGACGATTATGACATGGATCACTCAGTTATCACAGATGAAGTTGAGATGATTATGATTAGAGTGCGCAACGCGATGGAACCGGGTTATGACAAGGAGATGGACAAAATCCGTCAATTTGATTGCAAATGCGGAGAGGGGCGGAAGGAAGACAACGAAGGATCGTGCACAAAAAAGTTGTACCCAGACCGCATCTACAAATACAGGCGTAATATGGCATCCTTAACACAGAGGTTGAGAGACATTGCCATTCTCGGAGTATTAAATACCATCGCACCTATACTTACCGTAGGTGCGAAGCCCCAGTGTTCCAAGACAGGTGAGCAGACTCAACGGAACCCCCAAACACTTCCATACCTGGTTGGAGGTGTTCCAGTCTGCGAGGAATCATTTCTATTCATATATGG CATCAGCAGAGAGCGTCTAATATTCCTCCACCGATCCTACCAGGAGAACGGTACAAAGCCAcccacctcaccaactaccactgGTCGTCCACATAATCCTGTAGCCCCTGCGGCTGCCACTGTCCGGCCACGCAAGCCCCGTGCTACTGCGAAGAAGAAATAG